In the genome of Arachis stenosperma cultivar V10309 chromosome 6, arast.V10309.gnm1.PFL2, whole genome shotgun sequence, the window CTGACCCAGCCTGAATTGCAGTTTTGATGCTCCTCCCTAAAATAGAATGGCAAGAACACAAAACTAGTTAAAAAATAGTAAGATCCAAGTTGAGTAATTTAGATAATAAAAAAGGTAACCCTGGTCTGCTAATCTGCATAACTTAAATTATATCCAGTGCAGTTCAcaacaaacaaaaatattttcagttTGCAAGATAGTTGATGGTAATGTCAGCagaaaaaataacaaagggcAATAAACTCTGGAATTTAGTttctatataaagaaaaaataaagttcAAGTTCACATAACCTCAGCTATCAACCAAGTATTATTGGATCTAAATGAAACAGATCACTGAAGACAGCAAAAAAGGGAAAATGTTACTTTAAGGTTCTGTGATTTCAGAACTGACATTAGCATATGAATAAAAACACATCGGACCCAAACacaaataacaaagaaacaaacatGAAAACTCATGAGTACACACAAGCAACTTgaaaaggaggagaaggagaatttTGTTGGTGGGGGGCACACGCACACACAACATTCACATACAAAGGAACTGGATTTCCTTATATGATACTTCACTATCACATCTAGTTAGATTATAGGTGAAAGCCATCAAAGCATCATTGAGTTTTGTTCACCATTATCATCGACAAATCAGCAGCCCCGTTCCATAAGTGAGATTTCAACATATAGATTTAACATATGCAAATTATGGTCTAACAGAGATAAATAGTTTGGATTAAAAGGCTACCTTTATAACCCAGAACAGTTGCACCAGCAACAAATCCACCTACAGCACCATTGACAAGATCCCTCTTCATCCTAGCGTTCTGCACCAACTGCTCAACACCGATGTAGACTCCTCCTATGGCAGCAAAGGTCAATCCATAGTTGCCCATCATCTTGAAAGTTCTTATCAGGCCTGGAAGAGCAACGTTTCTCTCAACACGAGGAACATCATTCCAGGTGGCAACAACAGTACCCCAGATGGTGCCAGAAATTAAACCAGTTGTTGCACCCTTAATAGTTTTCATCAATGATGAATCCTCATCCTCCAAATACCTAAGTTCTGCAGGGTCTATATCCATGACTTTCAACTACAAAAACAAATTTCCagagaataaataaaagtaagtCTTTGATCAATGATCACACTACTACTagtactactactactactactactactcaATCTCAGAAATTGCAATTAGACAATATCTTAGATTAGATAGCTTTTTTACTACTCATACAGAAGAGGTGAAGCGCATGTTATTCTCCACATATATCATTCTGATGGGACTCCATTCCAAAAGGGAATATGGAATTCCGAATAACTAAGCCTAAAATCTACACAATGCTTACATTTAATGTCAATTTTCCTccctttgaaaaaaaaaaaaacgaaatcgACCAAAATCGGAATAATCGATCCTGAAAATTATTGTTTGATCGGAATAAAAAAGGAGACCCCGAGGGAGGCGGGGAGGGGTTGGGCACCAAAGAATCATATTAATAATGGAAAACATTCAGATCAGGAATCGTTTCTGAAAACCCTAGAAAGATGCGGAAACCAGCTAAGCTATTCCAAGTATGATATGAGAGACTGTGAGGGATTGCAGTTACAATCAGAGACGAGAATTCACATGAAAACGcggcgaagaagaagaagaaaagttacctgagagaaattgaaaagagaaaCAAGATTGAAGAGTGAGGAGCTAACGCCACACGCACACTGAAGCACCGTTCTTCTCTTTGCTTTCTTCCCTTACCGTTTTACCCCTCACTCCACACTATCGTTCTGcccaaaatttaatttaatttttttattttactttttttaaaccCATCAATATTTCGGATTAAGCgtctaaaatatttttcatcgtTTGGTTTAAGTTAGAATAATAGCTTGACTATTTACAACAATATGTATTATTGAATATTTGGATCTATATTGAGTGAAATCTTATAAGAATCAAAACTAAATGTCTTTCAAATGGTTGAActgaaataaatattttttttaatcaagaAAACCAAAATATACTATTTATAAAGGAGGGGGAATAACTAGAAGAACGCACTAGCTAAACAAGTTGTATTTATCAAATTCCTTAATAAGTTTATTTTGATTTaacctttattttgttttatttgatAAAAAGATGTAACTTTATTTCTCACGTAAAGAAATTCTGACTTGACGATGTTTGGGAGATAGATAGATTAACTTGGACACGAAAAGcacaataaattttttagtGAAAATTTCTCAAGTGGTAAGTAAAGTAAAAGCTAGAATTCCCACTTATCTCAATTACTACAAAGAAGTGTGTATGAATTTATCAATTACTTTACCACTTTAAAGGAATTTTTCATTTTAGAGGATCTCAATCCTTGATGGATGAATTACTAACTTTATTATGATTGAAAAACATGTAGCAATCAAAATGATTTAGGCGGATACATGGCTCAACGCCGGTGAACCCATAAATCGTGAGTTTGTTGAACGGAAAGATTTCTCAAATGATTCAAGTTCAATGAAGTTGGCACCATCTGCTCCTACTCTACCACCGCCCTTTGCTATGTTGAACTTTTGCGAGAATGATACAAGCGAGTCCACAACTTCTGACATCTGAGGACGAAAATGCCTCGAAGGCTGCACATTACGAAACACATTACCAAACCACAAGTACAAGTTCATGAGGTGCTACTGAATgttgataatgatatatatatacctGTATGCAGAGCGAGACGATAGCAGCATAACGAGAAAGAGCCTTGGATGAAAATGTCCTCTTCATACCGGGATCCACCATCTGCTCCAAACTGGCGTTATCGTGAAGCCTGGGTGAAGCCCACTTCACTAGGTACTGCTCCTCAATTGGCCTGCCACTGTGAGTGCGACATGTAACATATTTCAAAGAGGGAGCTATTATTCAACTTTCGTAAAGACTCATACGTGTACTGTTGTCTTTATCCGAAGTGgtcaaataatttaatatatttcaCTAAATTGCTATCTAAATTTTTTCACTTATCAACTCAACATAACATGCATACCCATCGAATGCTTTTCTTCCCGTTAGCATTTCCAGAAGCAGTACCCCAAAGGCATACACATCTCTCTTTCTGCTGCTACCTCCTGCTCTGCCATGGTCAGGTGACAGGTAACCTACATCAATAGGAGCCTCGGTAGCCTGAATGCTCCTCAGTGGTCTCAAAGCAGCCAAGCCACAGTCAGAAAGACGAGGCATCAAATTCTCGTCCAGAAGAACATTGGCAGCCTTCAAGTTTCCATGGGCAACAGGTGGGGAGAATGCTGAGTGCAAGTAGCTGAAAACATTCATCATGTTTATGAGTTGACACTATGGGTATTGCCTAGACATGCATACACGTGTGATATTAAATGGAACTTACTCGAGGGCGTTAGCAACGCCGACAGCTATCCGGAGACGGAGGATCCATGATAGAGGCTTATATACGTCTTTGTGAAGAGCATCGTGCAGAGTCAAATTCCTAACATAATCATACACAAGAAGATGCTTTCCCCGCTCCAAACAGTAGCCATTCAGTGCTACTATGTTGGGGTGCTTCAATCGGGAAGCCGTGCAGATAACATCCAAGAACTTTTCCTCTTCTCTGTAAGACACACCCGCCAAGTTTATGCTCTTCACTGCCAGAATCTTCAACGACAAAAAGGAAACaatagaaaaagagaaaatggtAATTAATTTGCAAGGAACAGtttgaaactttttttttttttttaaaaaaagacacTCCTTTTTGAAAGATAGCTGAAGTTTGTACTTTGCCATCAGGAAATTTGGCTCTGTATACAGTGCCAAGAGAACCCTCTCCCAGAATGTTGCATTCATTGAAGTTGTTAGTAGCAAACTGAAGCTCCGATACGGTGTAAACTTTCGTCCTTCCGGTGGATCTGCTTCTTCTAGAAAAACTTCTTCTTGAAGCTTCGTCTATGTTGTTGTGGTGCACAGGAGGCAATCCCATTGGACCCCTGAGGGATGCAGGATCAAAAGCCGGGATTTGTGGGCTCTCATCTAAAGCAGTAGATGAGACCTCTATTTCCAGGGGAAAAGAAAACACATGATTAACGAGAAATGAAAAAGATGAATTCACAGAATCCTAAAATTCAATGGCATACTAGTCCGAAAAATATTGATAATATGAGAAGTGAATTTCCATATATCAGAGCTTCCTTATATTATTTGCTTTTAGCCTAGACTTCTTGAATGTAGCAAAGTAAGAAGTGATTCAGTACATCAGTGGTTCAGTATATGTGTTGGTATCTTTATGAATTACCTATTGTTGCACTGCTTGGAtgagaatgtaaagagaaatgGTTGCTTTCCAAGCTCTTTGAGCTTGGCATCTGTGCTCGCCTTTTACTTAAACGGATTGCAACGAAGAGTGCCACACCAGTTGCCATTAGTGTTCCTGCACCAACCATAAAAGCTATTCCTCCGGGACCCATATGTTTTTCCTTGTGCTGACTAACCTTGGGAGGTGGAGGAGCATAGTTCCTTATGGCACTTGCCACAGTTGTATTATGCTCAACTGGGTGTATGGGTGGGTGACTAAAGTTATGTTCAACTGGGTGTGAGGGTGGGTGACTAAAGTTACGTTCAACTGCTATTGGTACAGTGTCCAGAGGAAAAGACCAGGGAGGAGAGCTGTCCTCTGAATGGAAGTTATTCCCTCCAATCCTGATCCATGGTAGAGAGGGTTATCATCACATGTTGTGTGttcattatttctttttatGCAAGAAACATTATGCTATCAAAATTCAGAATAGTTGTCACTGACCGTAAATTCGGTATGGTGTGAAAGTGCAGTGGAAGAATGCCACTAAACAGATTGTCTTGGATGTTCCTGTGAACATAGAGAAGTGAGCAAATAATAAAACAGTAATGTATTTTAGGCTTTTAGCAACTGTAAAAAACCCTACAGATATGAAAGTGGAAGTTCAGCCAGGTAGGTGACTGATCCAGTAAATCTGTTATTCTGCAGAAACCTGCAAATAAGCACCACCATACAGTTCAAACCAACAGATACTATTCCTATGTTTGAATATATGAAGAAACATAAATCAAGGGTCTTTTTTcctttaagtaaaaaaaaaagaaagaaaaaaaaagagtatgaaagaattatcttacaatttATCAAGGTTTTTCAAGGAACCAAACGATCTTGGAAGATCTCCTGAGAAATTGTTGTATGAGAGGTCCCTGAAGAAAGGAGCTCACCCTTATTCATTtgatcaaaattcaaattctacACCAAAAGAACAGGTGAAGATGACATACATTTCTTTGAGATCATCCAGGCCAGTAAATACATCGCCAATGGGTCCATTTAAGAGATTGTGGCTTAAATTCCTTCACGACAAGAAGATAACAATAATTGCACAGCCATTTGGAACTTAATATGTCATGTtcaacagagaacaaaaaagtaAAAGGAAATGAAATTTCAGTGAATATTTTGGTTCAGAAATGTACCCTTGTATTACTCTCTTAATCAAGCTTGGTCAACATTCAACGTTAATATAGCAATTAAATGGAACTTTGGTCCCAGGGAATTCATTTGCTATCAGTTTAGTCTCATATTTATTGTGGTTCATTTAGCCCATTAAAACATTCCCGGTTGTTTGCCAGTACTTCTTTTACTATCATGGCTATGTGAGGAGTAACATGAAATGAGTCTGAACAATTAGACTCGTGAACAAAAACAGCATTTAAGTAAGAATTCACTAGCAAGTTATATTTCGAGCATAAAAAAGAATTCCATTTTCCTAATGTATATAATTTGTACATAAAAAAAAGTTGCAAAAATGCAAGTCATATTTCTACAAGAAAGAATCTAGTAGTGCAGGAACAAGATGAAACACATGGCTTACATATTTCTTGCATTGCGGGGTAAGCTAAATGGTATTTCTCCACCTATGCTATTAGAACTGACATCACTGTATAAACCAGAACAAACAAGTCAGAAAAAGTCTGCAGATCTTAACAGTAAAATATCCTGATGGTAAGAACAAATACCCCAACAAAAACTTACAGTTCCTTCAAGTTCTGAAGATCACGGAGCATGCTTCCAAAATTTCCAGTGAGGTTCAGTCCGCGAATTTTTCTTCATGAAGACAAGAAAGCATTATACTAGGACATTATTATGATCTAGCAATGAATATAATTAGCATTAGTTAGTAGCCAATCTCACATGTGTATAACTGATGACCCGGAACAAGCGATTCCTTTCCAAGACTCCTCGCATGGATCACTACCATTCCAACCTTGAAGCTGAGGAGGGTAGTTTAAAGCCTTGTATAGATCCTGCAGAGCTGATACTGTTCGTCGAAAGAACCACAAGAAACATATTATTAGTCCATTGTTTAGGTTCTTGATTCAAATCACATTAAGCTTTTAGGACTATTCATTCAATATGATATGATATCCGATGGAATATTTGATTCCAAGAACAAATTATATGAACATAGAGAGTAGAAATGACAAATGAGTAAAAGAGGTGATCTTGAATTACCTTCGGGTGAAGGCGTAGATGCCAAACCCTGAGAAATCAAAATCGACGAGAAGACAACGAGGTTGAGTTGCACGTAGAGGTAGTCGCAAATCATTTTTTATTTCCCGAGAATCGGAAATGTAACACCCCTCGCTTACTTTTTTCCCTTCcctgatgaagaagaagaagaaagaattgaTGAATGCATTACTTGGATTTAGAAAGcgaaaagaagaagatgacgTAAGTGGAAGGGTGCAATGAAAGCTTGTTTACTTTCATGAGCTCAGCAGCTACCTCAAGTGGGATTAGCGTTTTTCAACTGTTCGTGCGTTCTGGTGAGGTGGGGTCCACATAGCGTTTTTCGTGTTCTTTAGTTTTCGCGCCAAAGGTGTTTAACGGATTTCATTGGGCTTTTTTCTTCTGGCCCAATTCAAAGATATCTTCTGGCCCAAGTAGCTTGTTTACGTTTCGATTAATTTGAGTCTTTTACAAAATTTTGATTGTAAATTGCACATTGGCTTGTGTTGCAAAATTAAGTGAATTTTGAACAGCTTCATTATTCAAACATTATTTTACTCTcgcttaattttcaaaaatactatttatgtataaatacatgtgtaatttaatttttttttaatgtgtttttatatcaacatgtattttatgtattttatactggtgACTGACTTTGTTAGCTAACGTAAACATAGCATAGTCATTTAATTTAACACTGTCTTTAGAGATAGTAAAAGATACCACTCTCTTTGTGCCATAATTAAGATTAATATTGAAATAGAGAGTACAAGATTAATCATCAAATTTAAGAGGTGGTAGTAATGCCATACCCATGTAGAAAGACAGCAACAATGTCTACTCTTACATGATTGATTTAGTGGCTGAAAGTTTCACAACTGAATCAAAAATAGCAACAGCAATCAAGTAGCACAGGTTCCCATCTCATTTTCTAAGAGTTTGGTTATTACAAAAAGAGCAATCAAGTgcattaagtgaccaaggaagtGAATCATAGGCCCCGGACTACTCTAAATTCACATGATGCCTCCTAGCTGGTTCCAGTGCATCGAACTCGCCGGGAACTTGGCTATTAGGAAGCTGCGAGAATTGACCGAGGCCTAGATCAGGGACAACCTTGTTTGAACACCACCAGGGATTCGGAACTTGATGAATGGATTCACCATGGGATGATGCAGCAAGTTGTGTCACAGGTGCACCACTGAAATTCAACATGTTATTCAACCCGAGACTTGGTGCCATGTTACTAGATCCCCATGTTTGGCTTGACAGAAGAGAGAGAGCACAGCTTGAGTCTGCTACACCGGCATAACTTTCGCTCGAAGGAGGAGGGTGTCTGACATTGGGGATGCTTGTTCCACCCACTGAACCTTGCAAGAAAAGGTCAGATGATGTCTCTGAATAGCCCTGCCAGCTTGGTTGAGATGATCTGGGA includes:
- the LOC130932866 gene encoding outer envelope pore protein 16-3, chloroplastic/mitochondrial, whose product is MDIDPAELRYLEDEDSSLMKTIKGATTGLISGTIWGTVVATWNDVPRVERNVALPGLIRTFKMMGNYGLTFAAIGGVYIGVEQLVQNARMKRDLVNGAVGGFVAGATVLGYKGRSIKTAIQAGSALAFTSAFIDFGGQRIKHDSHKEYAAYTTKKRPNAESADA
- the LOC130936459 gene encoding protein STRUBBELIG-RECEPTOR FAMILY 2-like encodes the protein MICDYLYVQLNLVVFSSILISQGLASTPSPEVSALQDLYKALNYPPQLQGWNGSDPCEESWKGIACSGSSVIHIKIRGLNLTGNFGSMLRDLQNLKELDVSSNSIGGEIPFSLPRNARNMNLSHNLLNGPIGDVFTGLDDLKEMDLSYNNFSGDLPRSFGSLKNLDKLFLQNNRFTGSVTYLAELPLSYLNIQDNLFSGILPLHFHTIPNLRIGGNNFHSEDSSPPWSFPLDTVPIAVERNFSHPPSHPVEHNFSHPPIHPVEHNTTVASAIRNYAPPPPKVSQHKEKHMGPGGIAFMVGAGTLMATGVALFVAIRLSKRRAQMPSSKSLESNHFSLHSHPSSATIEVSSTALDESPQIPAFDPASLRGPMGLPPVHHNNIDEASRRSFSRRSRSTGRTKVYTVSELQFATNNFNECNILGEGSLGTVYRAKFPDGKILAVKSINLAGVSYREEEKFLDVICTASRLKHPNIVALNGYCLERGKHLLVYDYVRNLTLHDALHKDVYKPLSWILRLRIAVGVANALDYLHSAFSPPVAHGNLKAANVLLDENLMPRLSDCGLAALRPLRSIQATEAPIDVGYLSPDHGRAGGSSRKRDVYAFGVLLLEMLTGRKAFDGGRPIEEQYLVKWASPRLHDNASLEQMVDPGMKRTFSSKALSRYAAIVSLCIQPSRHFRPQMSEVVDSLVSFSQKFNIAKGGGRVGADGANFIELESFEKSFRSTNSRFMGSPALSHVSA